A region from the Medicago truncatula cultivar Jemalong A17 chromosome 6, MtrunA17r5.0-ANR, whole genome shotgun sequence genome encodes:
- the LOC112422809 gene encoding protein FAR1-RELATED SEQUENCE 8-like — translation MDVDDEIRLQNVFWADARCRVAYEYFGEVITFDTTYLTNKYDMPFAPFVGVNHHGQSMLLGCALLSNEDTETFPWLFKIWLECMHGSSPNDIITDQDRAMKNAIEIVFPKARHRWCLWHLMKKILEKFGSHSDYESIKTLLHDIVYDSFTKSDFMTRWQNMIECYKLQDNEWLKGHFGFEFQFQKAFTNAKFQEFQLEIASMMYCHACFNRLEGLDSIFSVTESKKVYDTMKDIVLMVFFNEKDFVLKCTCCLFEFKGILCRHILCVLKLIGKTDFVPSNYILARWRKDIKRRYTLIKCGFDNLAGKTELQRVGKACDAFYEFASTRINSEDDLVKVMNLIQNMKIELPCNETSPRIVEEDCSAQNQAIILDPKLARSKGRPPSKRKTSIVDQIVKKKLAQKKTKKSNQSSKNIQVQEEVSMKFIAIC, via the exons ATGGATGTGGATGATGAAATTCGGTTACAAAATGTGTTTTGGGCAGATGCAAGATGTAGGGTTGCATATGAATATTTTGGTGAAGTCATAACTTTCGACACCACTtacttaacaaataaatatgacATGCCTTTTGCTCCTTTTGTTGGAGTAAATCATCACGGTCAGTCTATGTTGTTGGGTTGTGCTCTGTTGTCAAACGAGGATACTGAAACTTTTCCTTGGTTATTTAAGATATGGTTGGAATGTATGCATGGAAGTTCTCCAAATGACATAATCACTGATCAAGACAGAGCAATGAAGAATGCAATTGAGATTGTCTTTCCGAAAGCTCGTCATCGGTGGTGCTTATGGCATTTAATGAAAAAGATTCTAGAAAAGTTTGGTAGCCACTCTGACTACGAGTCTATCAAAACACTTTTGCATGATATTGTATATGATTCTTTTACCAAAAGTGATTTTATGACGAGGTGGCAAAATATGATTGAGTGTTACAAACTACAGGATAACGAATGGTTGAAAGG TCACTTTGGTTTTGAGTTCCAATTCCAAAAAGCATTTACCAATGCAAAGTTTCAGGAATTCCAATTGGAAATAGCTTCTATGATGTACTGTCATGCATGTTTCAACAGATTGGAGGGTTTGGATTCAATATTTTCTGTTACAGAAAGTAAGAAAGTATATGACACGATGAAAGATATTGTGTTGATGGTGTTCTTCAATGAAAAAGACTTTGTGTTAAAATGCACCTGCTGCTTGTTTGAATTTAAAGGCATTTTATGTAGGCACATCCTTTGCGTGCTTAAGCTCATAGGGAAAACAGATTTTGTGCCATCTAATTATATTTTGGCACGGTGGAGGAAGGATATAAAGCGGAGGTATACACTTATTAAATGCGGTTTTGATAATTTGGCTGGAAAAACTGAATTGCAACGTGTGGGTAAAGCTTGTGATGCCTTTTATGAGTTTGCTTCAACGAGGATAAATAGTGAAGATGATTTAGTGAAAGTGATGAACTTGattcaaaacatgaaaattGAGTTACCATGTAATGAAACATCTCCTAGAATTGTAGAAGAAGATTGTTCAGCTCAAAATCAAGCTATCATTCTTGATCCTAAACTAGCTCGAAGTAAAGGGCGTCCTCCTTCAAAAAGGAAGACTTCTATAGTTGATCAGATTGTGAAGAAGAAGCTTGcacaaaagaaaactaaaaaaagcaaccaaagtagtaaaaatattcaAGTTCAAGAAGAGGTGAGTATGAAATTTATAGCAATTTGTTGA
- the LOC120575791 gene encoding pentatricopeptide repeat-containing protein At4g18840 isoform X2, whose amino-acid sequence MDDARNVFDSAIDRDLYSWNTMIGVYVGSGNMIQAKNLFDEMHERDVVSWSTIIAGYVQVGCFMEDLEFFHNMLQSEVKPNEYTMVSALAAC is encoded by the exons atggACGATGCGAGGAACGTGTTTGATTCGGCTATAGATAGAGACTTGTATAGTTGGAACACTATGATCGGTGTGTATGTTGGATCCGGTAACATGATTCAAGCAAAGaatttgtttgatgaaatgcatGAGAGGGATGTTGTGTCATGGAGTACTATAATAGCTGGTTATGTTCAG GTTGGCTGTTTCATGGAGGATTTGGAGTTCTTCCACAACATGTTGCAATCCGAGGTCAAACCAAATGAATATACCATGGTAAGCGCTCTTGCAGCTTGTTGA
- the LOC112422811 gene encoding pentatricopeptide repeat-containing protein At5g19020, mitochondrial-like produces MNDRLLASLIDMYAKCGEIDSASSVFHEHKVKRKVWPWNAMIGGFAMHGKPEEAISLFEQMKVERVSPNKVTFIALLNACSHGYMIKEGKSYFELMSSDYGINPEIEHYGCMVDLLSRSELLKEAEEMILSMPMAPDVAIWGALLNACRIYKDMERGYRIGRIIKEIDPNHIGCNVLLGNIYSTSGRWNEARILRERNEISSDRKKNSWFQLN; encoded by the coding sequence ATGAATGATAGACTTCTGGCTAGCCTCATTGACATGTATGCAAAGTGTGGCGAGATAGATTCTGCATCAAGTGTTTTCCATGAACACAAAGTGAAGCGAAAGGTTTGGCCATGGAATGCCATGATTGGTGGGTTTGCAATGCATGGAAAACCTGAAGAAGCTATAAGTCTGTTTGAACAAATGAAGGTTGAAAGAGTTTCTCCTAATAAAGTAACATTCATTGCCTTATTAAATGCTTGTAGCCATGGCTATATGATTAAGGAGGGAAAATCATATTTTGAATTGATGTCTAGTGATTACGGAATAAATCCTGAAATAGAGCATTATGGATGTATGGTAGATTTACTTAGTCGTTCTGAGCTCTTGAAGGAGGCTGAAGAGATGATCTTGAGCATGCCGATGGCTCCGGATGTTGCGATTTGGGGAGCACTGTTGAATGCTTGTAGAATCTATAAAGACATGGAACGTGGATATAGAATAGGTAGGATAATTAAAGAAATTGATCCTAACCATATAGGCTGTAATGTTTTGTTGGGTAATATATATTCTACATCAGGAAGATGGAATGAAGCAAGGATActaagagagagaaatgaaatcAGTAGTGACAGGAAAAAAAATTCCTGGTTTCAGctcaattga
- the LOC120575791 gene encoding pentatricopeptide repeat-containing protein At3g62890 isoform X1, translating into MKVERVSPNKVTFIALLNACSHGYMVKEGKSYFELMGSDYGINPEIEHYGCMVDLLSRSGLLKDAEEMILSMPMAPDVAIWGALLNACRIYKDMERRYRIGRIIKEIDPNHIGCNVLLGNIYSTSERWNEARMLREKNEINSDRKKIPGFSSIELNGIFHQFLVGDRSHPKSKEIYSFLDEMISKLKIAGYVPELGEVLLDFDDEEDKETALSVHSEKLAIAFGLMNTAPGTPICIVKNLRVCADCHHATKFISKVYDRVIIVRDRMRYHHFKNGVCSCKDYW; encoded by the coding sequence ATGAAGGTTGAAAGAGTTTCTCCTAATAAAGTAACATTCATTGCCTTATTAAATGCTTGTAGCCATGGCTATATGGTTAAGGAGGGAAAATCATATTTTGAATTGATGGGTAGCGATTACGGAATTAATCCTGAAATAGAGCATTATGGATGTATGGTAGATTTACTTAGTCGCTCCGGGCTCTTGAAGGATGCTGAAGAGATGATTTTGAGCATGCCAATGGCTCCGGATGTTGCGATTTGGGGAGCACTGTTGAATGCTTGTAGAATCTATAAAGATATGGAGCGCAGATATAGAATAGGTAGGATAATTAAAGAAATTGATCCTAACCATATAGGCTGTAATGTTTTGCTGGGTAATATATATTCTACATCAGAAAGATGGAATGAAGCAAGGATgctaagagagaaaaatgaaatcaaCAGTGACAGGAAAAAAATTCCTGGTTTCAGctcaattgaattgaatgggATATTCCATCAATTCCTTGTTGGTGATCGATCACATCCTAAGAGTAAGGAGATTTATTCATTTTTGGATGAGATGATAAGCAAGTTGAAGATTGCCGGGTATGTTCCCGAGTTAGGGGAAGTTTTgcttgattttgatgatgaggAAGATAAAGAGACTGCTCTTTCTGTACACAGTGAGAAGTTGGCTATTGCTTTTGGACTGATGAACACAGCACCAGGAACTCCAATTTGCATAgtgaaaaatttaagagtttgtGCGGATTGTCATCATGCGACAAAATTTATCTCTAAGGTTTATGATCGAGTAATTATAGTACGAGATAGGATGAGGTATCACCACTTCAAAAATGGAGTTTGTTCTTGCAAAGACTATTGGTAG
- the LOC11444989 gene encoding pentatricopeptide repeat-containing protein At3g62890 has product MNSLLVIDHILGVGEIYSFLEEMIRKLKIAGYVPELGEVLLDFDDEEDKETTLSVHSEKLAIAFGLMNTAPGTPICIVKNLRVCGDCHEAIKFISKVYDRVIIVRDRMRYHHFKDGVCSCKDYW; this is encoded by the coding sequence ATGAATTCCTTGTTGGTGATCGATCACATCCTCGGAGTAGGGGAGATTTATTCATTTTTGGAGGAGATGATAAGAAAGTTGAAGATTGCCGGGTATGTTCCCGAGTTAGGGGAAGTTTTgcttgattttgatgatgaggAAGATAAAGAGACTACTCTTTCTGTACACAGTGAGAAGTTGGCGATTGCTTTTGGACTGATGAACACAGCACCAGGAACTCCAATTTGCATAGTGAAGAATTTAAGAGTTTGTGGGGATTGTCATGAAGCAATAAAATTCATCTCCAAGGTTTATGATCGAGTAATTATAGTACGAGATAGGATGAGGTATCACCACTTTAAAGATGGAGTTTGTTCTTGCAAAGATTACTGGTAG
- the LOC11440307 gene encoding pentatricopeptide repeat-containing protein At3g62890, producing the protein MINTKPFHYVNHSKLSSLIDLCKSINQIKQTHANLITTAQITLPVIANKFLKNVALASLTYAHKLFDQIPQPDLFIYNTMIKSHSMSPHSYLDSIAVFRSLIRDSGYFPNRYSFVFAFGACGNGMCVREGEQVFTHAVKVGLDGNVFVVNALIGMFGKWGRVEDARNVFDSAVDRDFYSWNTMIGAYVGSGNMVLAKELFDEMHERDVVSWSTIIAGYVQVGCFMEALDFFHKMLQSEVKPNEYTMVSALAACSNLVALDQGKWIHVYIRRDNIKMNDRLLASLIDMYAKCGEIDSASSVFHEHKVKRKVWPWNAMIGGFAMHGKPEEAINVFEKMKVEKVSPNKVTFIALLNACSHGYMVKEGKSYFELMASDYGINPEIEHYGCMVDLLSRSGHLKDSEEMILSMPMAPDVAIWGALLNACRIYKDMERGYRIGRIIKEIDPNHIGCNVLLGNIYSTSGRWNEARMVREKNEINSDRKKIPGFSSIELNGVFHEFLVGDRSHPQSREIYSFLDEMISKLKIAGYVPELGEVLLDFDDEEDKETALSVHSEKLAIAFGLMNTAPGTPIRIVKNLRVCGDCHQATKFISKVYDRVIIVRDRMRYHHFKDGICSCKDYW; encoded by the exons ATGATTAACACTAAACCTTTTCATTATGTTAACCATTCAAAACTTAGCTCTTTAATTGATTTATGCAAATCCATTAACCAAATTAAACAAACCCATGCAAATTTAATCACCACAGCACAAATTACACTTCCTGTTATAGCCAACAAATTCCTCAAAAACGTTGCTTTAGCTTCTCTTACTTATGCACACAAACTGTTTGATCAAATTCCTCAACCAGATTTATTCATTTACAACACCATGATTAAATCACATTCTATGTCGCCACATTCATATCTTGATTCTATTGCGGTGTTTAGATCATTAATAAGGGATTCAGGTTATTTTCCGAATCGGTATAGTTTTGTGTTTGCTTTTGGTGCTTGTGGAAATGGGATGTGTGTGAGGGAAGGGGAGCAGGTTTTTACACATGCTGTGAAAGTTGGTTTGGATGGTAATGTGTTTGTTGTGAATGCATTGATTGGTATGTTTGGAAAGTGGGGACGTGTGGAGGATGCGAGGAACGTGTTTGATTCGGCTGTAGATAGAGATTTCTATAGTTGGAACACTATGATTGGTGCGTATGTTGGATCCGGTAACATGGTTTTAGCGAAGGaattgtttgatgaaatgcatGAGAGAGATGTTGTGTCCTGGAGTACTATAATAGCTGGTTATGTTCAG GTTGGCTGTTTCATGGAGGCTTTGGACTTCTTCCACAAAATGTTGCAATCCGAGGTCAAACCAAATGAATATACCATGGTAAGCGCTCTTGCAGCCTGTTCAAATCTTGTCGCGTTGGATCAGGGAAAGTGGATCCATGTTTACATCCGGAGGGACAATATTAAGATGAATGATAGACTTCTGGCTAGCCTCATTGACATGTATGCAAAGTGTGGCGAGATAGATTCTGCATCGAGTGTTTTCCATGAACACAAAGTGAAGCGAAAGGTTTGGCCATGGAATGCCATGATTGGTGGGTTTGCAATGCATGGAAAACCTGAAGAAGCTATAAATGTGTTCGAAAAAATGAAGGTTGAAAAAGTTTCTCCTAATAAAGTAACATTCATTGCCTTATTAAATGCTTGTAGCCATGGTTATATGGTTAAGGAGGGAAAATCATATTTTGAATTGATGGCTAGTGATTACGGAATTAATCCTGAAATAGAGCATTATGGATGTATGGTAGATTTACTTAGTCGTTCCGGGCACTTGAAGGATTCTGAAGAGATGATTTTGAGCATGCCAATGGCTCCGGATGTTGCGATTTGGGGAGCCCTGTTGAATGCTTGTAGAATCTATAAAGATATGGAGCGCGGATATAGAATAGGTAGGATAATTAAAGAAATTGATCCTAACCATATAGGCTGTAATGTTTTGTTGGGTAATATATATTCTACATCTGGAAGATGGAATGAAGCAAGGATggtaagagagaaaaatgaaatcaaCAGTGACAGGAAAAAAATTCCTGGTTTCAGctcaattgaattgaatgggGTATTCCATGAATTCCTTGTTGGTGATCGATCACATCCTCAGAGTAGGGAGATTTATTCATTTTTGGATGAGATGATAAGCAAGTTGAAGATTGCCGGGTATGTTCCCGAGTTAGGGGAAGTTTTgcttgattttgatgatgaggAAGATAAAGAGACCGCTCTTTCTGTACATAGTGAGAAGTTGGCTATTGCTTTTGGACTGATGAACACAGCACCAGGAACTCCAATTCGTATTGTGAAGAATTTAAGAGTTTGTGGGGATTGTCATCAAGCAACAAAATTCATCTCCAAGGTTTATGATCGAGTAATTATAGTACGAGATAGGATGAGGTATCACCACTTCAAAGATGGAATTTGTTCTTGCAAAGACTACTGGTAG
- the LOC25497125 gene encoding pentatricopeptide repeat-containing protein At2g02980, chloroplastic yields the protein MIKAHSMSNHSYRDSVAVFKLLTRDSGFFPNRYSFVFAFGACGNGLCVREGEQVFLHAVKVGLDCNVFVVNALIGMFGKWGDVEDARKVFDLAVGCFMEALDLFHKMLQSEVKPNEYTMVSTLAACSKLVALDQGNWIHVYIRRGEIKMNDRLLASLIDMYAKCGEIESASSVFCEHKVKRKVWPWNAMIGGFAMHGKPEEAINVF from the exons ATGATCAAAGCACATTCTATGTCAAACCATTCGTATCGTGATTCCGTCGCAGTGTTTAAATTGTTGACTAGGGATTCAGGGTTTTTCCCGAATCGGTATAGTTTTGTGTTTGCTTTTGGTGCTTGTGGAAATGGGTTATGTGTGAGGGAAGGGGAGCAGGTTTTTTTACATGCTGTGAAAGTTGGGTTGGATTGTAATGTGTTTGTTGTGAATGCGTTGATTGGTATGTTTGGAAAGTGGGGAGATGTGGAGGATGCGAGGAAGGTTTTTGATTTGGCT GTTGGCTGTTTCATGGAGGCTTTGGACTTATTCCACAAAATGTTGCAATCCGAGGTTAAACCAAATGAATATACCATGGTAAGCACTCTTGCAGCCTGTTCGAAACTTGTTGCATTGGATCAGGGAAATTGGATCCATGTGTACATTCGCAGGGGCGAGATTAAGATGAATGATAGACTTCTTGCTAGCCTCATTGACATGTATGCAAAGTGTGGAGAGATAGAATCTGCGTCAAGTGTTTTCTGTGAACACAAAGTGAAGCGAAAGGTTTGGCCATGGAATGCCATGATTGGTGGGTTTGCAATGCATGGAAAACCTGAAGAAGCTATAAATGTGTTCTAA